A region of Pseudorasbora parva isolate DD20220531a chromosome 14, ASM2467924v1, whole genome shotgun sequence DNA encodes the following proteins:
- the tm4sf18 gene encoding transmembrane 4 L6 family member 18, which produces MCSLGFARSLGLALIPLATCCIVANILLFFPDGKTIYIQEDHVTKYIWYFMGIGGGGLLVLIPASVFLGMEKCADSCGTESCAMCGSVIAALVGLAGSGYCFLISALALLKGPYCFTFLGWNYPFETEGGQYLFARDRWSNCTQPTHIVEWNVTLLSILLGLSALEFFVCFLQLVSGLVNAVCRPCCYKQEYSLNA; this is translated from the exons ATGTGTTCTCTGGGCTTTGCCAGGTCTCTGGGTTTGGCCCTCATCCCTCTCGCCACTTGCTGCATCGTGGCAAACATCCTGCTCTTCTTTCCAGATGGAAAGACGATATACATTCAGGAGGATCATGTGACCAAATATATCTGGTACTTTATGGGAATCGGAGGAGGTGGTTTGTTG GTGCTGATTCCGGCCAGTGTGTTTCTGGGAATGGAAAAGTGTGCGGATTCCTGTGGAACAGAGAGCTGTGCG ATGTGTGGTTCAGTGATAGCGGCTCTGGTGGGACTCGCCGGCTCTGGATATTGCTTCCTGATCTCTGCTCTGgcgctcttaaaggggccgtaTTGCTTTACTTTTTTGGGATGGAATTATCCTTTTGAGACCGAGGGGGGACA GTATCTGTTTGCTCGAGACAGATGGTCTAACTGCACTCAACCGACACACATTGTGGAGTGGAACGTGACTTTGCTGTCCATCCTGTTGGGGCTCAGTGCCCTGGAGTTCTTTGTCTGCTTCCTGCAGCTCGTCAGTGGTCTGGTGAACGCAGTGTGCAGGCCATGCTGCTACAAACAGGAGTACAGTCTAAACGCCTGA